The following are from one region of the Candidatus Poribacteria bacterium genome:
- a CDS encoding tetratricopeptide repeat protein, which produces MGRVAVAAAVLLMLAAGKASEAASMSVAQAFAETAQTCAGYRAALDRITKASQASEALAYLQSRVDASSDDALARYGYGELLRRLSTPGVTTSQMEQALEHLQAAMALLPGDAEARRRVAEAAYALRDSATALETLRPLLDPAMASDDEPTYDAEARHIAANVHLQSRDYTQAEVVLGEILDHEPDDVDSRLRLAEVLRIKGRYDESAEHLGIALRHRQRSPAIYYALGKIYAHQNESDKAVDMYRRARTYDPDNARSRYELANIFLDNDNGRYAILSIRSALALDKRYADVVEELKGSTTLKALPTLERALEREPGNAHLQLFVGKLLLKTGDRAAARRRFELAKAADPSNAAARAELAVLLSQEAPEQAAEELKAAAASAGADADPSVLAPLSEVYRREGNTEAYVETTRQLLATSPDMPQKEAELGDGLVQLAKAARDAGDKDAWRAHLREAAGAYERAVALVPSNAEWRFRLGTIYDDLGQLKALRLYQEASELDATNAKLYYRWGVFLLNFTMGNTGFVRLYDPEDALKHLSRAVALDPSLGGAHYALGVAYKRQSSTAEATRAFERADELGFMGIEGLLYLADVYANSDQGTRALEMLRRAVKGAPDDVEVLKDFGFLGLRHGEGAVRSEALDALGRAVELAPDDPEALMNYGYGLHNIGRSDEGLPYLTRAVSLDPRSELALYNLALALEASGDIGGALERWHQLIALDPDGNHAEIARERITYLGGR; this is translated from the coding sequence ATGGGACGCGTCGCAGTGGCGGCAGCGGTACTGCTTATGCTGGCGGCGGGAAAGGCGTCCGAGGCGGCGTCGATGAGCGTCGCTCAGGCGTTCGCCGAGACCGCCCAAACGTGCGCCGGCTACCGTGCGGCGCTCGACCGTATCACGAAGGCAAGCCAGGCATCCGAGGCGCTGGCGTACCTCCAGAGCCGCGTCGATGCATCATCTGACGACGCGCTGGCTCGATATGGATACGGTGAGTTGCTCCGACGTCTGTCAACTCCGGGCGTGACTACGAGCCAGATGGAGCAGGCGCTCGAGCATCTGCAAGCGGCGATGGCTCTCCTACCGGGAGACGCCGAAGCCCGACGACGGGTCGCCGAAGCCGCTTACGCGCTGCGCGACAGCGCGACAGCGTTGGAGACTCTGAGACCCCTGCTCGACCCGGCGATGGCGTCGGATGACGAGCCGACGTACGACGCCGAAGCGCGCCATATCGCGGCGAACGTCCATCTACAGAGCCGGGACTATACACAGGCGGAGGTGGTCCTCGGCGAGATTCTCGACCACGAGCCCGACGACGTGGATTCTCGCTTGCGACTGGCGGAAGTGCTGCGCATCAAGGGACGGTACGACGAGTCGGCTGAACACCTCGGGATCGCGCTACGTCATCGGCAGCGGTCGCCTGCGATCTACTACGCGCTGGGCAAAATCTACGCTCACCAGAACGAGTCGGACAAGGCGGTGGACATGTACCGCCGCGCGCGGACGTACGATCCCGACAACGCCAGGTCCCGTTACGAGTTGGCGAACATATTCCTGGATAACGACAACGGTCGGTACGCGATCCTGTCGATACGGAGCGCGTTGGCGCTCGACAAGCGGTACGCCGATGTCGTCGAGGAGCTGAAGGGCTCAACCACACTCAAGGCGCTGCCGACGCTGGAGCGAGCCCTGGAGAGAGAACCCGGCAACGCCCATCTGCAGCTGTTCGTCGGCAAGCTCCTCCTCAAGACCGGCGACCGAGCCGCCGCTCGACGCCGATTCGAACTCGCCAAGGCAGCCGATCCGTCGAACGCCGCTGCACGAGCCGAACTGGCGGTTCTGCTTTCGCAAGAAGCCCCGGAGCAGGCTGCGGAAGAGCTCAAAGCCGCTGCCGCCAGCGCCGGCGCAGACGCGGATCCGAGCGTCTTGGCTCCCTTGTCGGAGGTCTATCGACGCGAAGGAAACACGGAAGCGTACGTCGAGACGACGCGACAGCTCTTGGCGACATCCCCCGACATGCCGCAGAAGGAGGCGGAACTCGGCGACGGTCTGGTCCAGCTCGCGAAAGCGGCGCGCGATGCCGGCGACAAGGACGCATGGCGGGCTCATCTGCGTGAAGCGGCTGGCGCGTACGAACGAGCGGTCGCCCTGGTTCCCAGCAATGCCGAATGGCGGTTCCGTCTGGGAACCATCTACGACGACCTGGGGCAGTTGAAAGCCCTGCGGCTCTATCAGGAGGCGTCCGAGCTCGACGCGACGAACGCGAAGCTCTACTATCGATGGGGCGTCTTCCTCCTCAACTTCACGATGGGAAACACGGGGTTCGTGCGGCTCTACGACCCAGAAGACGCCCTCAAGCATCTGAGCCGCGCCGTCGCATTGGATCCGAGCCTCGGCGGCGCGCACTACGCGCTCGGAGTCGCCTACAAACGCCAGTCTTCCACGGCAGAGGCGACGCGCGCGTTCGAGCGGGCTGACGAGCTCGGCTTCATGGGGATCGAGGGGCTTCTGTACCTCGCGGATGTCTACGCCAACTCCGATCAAGGAACCCGCGCTCTCGAAATGCTTCGACGGGCAGTGAAGGGCGCTCCCGACGATGTTGAAGTGCTCAAGGACTTCGGTTTCCTCGGTCTGCGGCATGGCGAGGGCGCGGTACGCTCCGAGGCGCTAGATGCGCTGGGGCGAGCCGTCGAGCTCGCCCCGGACGATCCAGAAGCGCTGATGAACTATGGTTACGGCTTGCACAACATCGGACGGTCTGACGAAGGGCTCCCGTACCTGACAAGAGCCGTCAGCCTCGATCCACGTTCGGAGCTCGCGCTGTACAACCTGGCGTTGGCTCTGGAGGCATCCGGCGACATCGGGGGCGCTTTGGAGCGATGGCATCAGCTCATCGCGCTCGATCCAGACGGGAACCACGCCGAGATCGCGCGCGAGCGGATCACCTACCTGGGTGGGCGTTGA
- the prmC gene encoding peptide chain release factor N(5)-glutamine methyltransferase: MTDRADRQWRTLELIGSVSEYLGQRGVSTPRLDAELLLAHASGKSRMDLYVGFQQIVPADVLDVYRELVRRRAAREPVAYIVGEKEFWGLPFWVTRDVLVPRPDTETLVETVVGCLQKRPAGAPIRVLDVGTGSGAIVIAIAREIGPDRMEAVAADISAGALAVARKNASRHGVESRIAFRCGDLFGALHPRETFTAVVSNLPYIPSADCADLEPEIAEHEPRLALDGGADGLCLLRRLVEKTPARIVGGGWLALEVGAGQSSLVVEMVRATQAFVDVATVKDLAGVERVVVARRSDD, from the coding sequence ATGACCGACCGCGCTGATCGGCAATGGCGGACGCTCGAGCTGATCGGGTCCGTCAGTGAGTATCTCGGACAGCGGGGCGTCTCGACGCCTCGGCTGGACGCCGAGTTGCTGCTCGCGCATGCCTCAGGCAAGAGCCGGATGGACCTCTACGTCGGGTTCCAGCAGATCGTGCCTGCCGATGTGCTCGACGTGTACCGAGAGCTCGTGCGCCGTCGCGCCGCGAGAGAACCCGTTGCCTACATCGTCGGCGAGAAGGAGTTCTGGGGGCTGCCGTTCTGGGTCACGCGCGACGTCCTCGTTCCTCGACCCGACACGGAGACGCTGGTCGAAACCGTGGTCGGTTGTCTGCAGAAGCGTCCTGCCGGAGCGCCGATCCGAGTGCTCGACGTTGGCACTGGCAGCGGAGCCATAGTCATCGCCATCGCGCGCGAGATCGGACCCGACCGCATGGAAGCGGTCGCCGCGGACATTTCCGCAGGCGCGCTCGCGGTGGCTCGCAAGAACGCCTCGCGGCATGGCGTCGAATCGCGCATCGCCTTCCGATGCGGCGACCTGTTCGGCGCGCTCCATCCGCGTGAAACCTTCACGGCTGTCGTGTCGAACTTACCTTATATCCCAAGCGCTGACTGCGCCGACCTCGAGCCGGAGATCGCCGAGCACGAGCCCAGGCTTGCGCTGGACGGCGGCGCTGACGGCTTGTGCTTGCTGAGGCGTCTGGTCGAAAAAACGCCAGCGCGCATCGTTGGCGGCGGCTGGCTGGCACTCGAGGTTGGCGCGGGTCAATCCAGCCTTGTCGTCGAGATGGTCCGCGCGACTCAGGCATTCGTCGATGTGGCGACCGTCAAGGACCTGGCAGGGGTTGAGCGGGTCGTCGTCGCGCGTCGATCCGACGACTGA